The Coccidioides posadasii str. Silveira chromosome 3, complete sequence genome contains a region encoding:
- a CDS encoding uncharacterized protein (EggNog:ENOG410PRFN~COG:S~BUSCO:4515at33183), with protein MASSRYPTMPVESRTVIDPKASTGNVAYMMEANLQEIRPRPRQDGTFSPSHRGQYDPRRPPENYSLDPQPKFYRYPGHGAAATSNYTIRPRSNTTQETRRPLSLIIPSSTSRPGGASDYERPYAPRYPGYYTNDDSDRFLSPASSRPRRRTFSPSIRAGRLVPVNKERSPHGERGGYMTTGGRSRRVYPLSLSGPRPQDIDINDAYSYTNLKEEFLGDTSKHARHPDTRCQKPRPVSLTGLTGLEEYVPQAWREYRHEIRPSASKGQDKFRRDDDPKDRNNASGNEASRAPESHRRHTSKRTPVSLHQERDRPSYRDSQDSSRDEQKYRSYPDDDDVFTIPHIRHPSPRGPRRDSFGHRIVNDQKVGRSDSESSHMMHGGLATAGLASGYSLEQPDRGADREADPRRSHRKARERRSPVYDTGSETDESESDESTRPRHFRASLRPKESLANAKSTARRDPRPSERGKEDAENQKQKSLISSQKGSPDLNQKNDSGTPAPKGILKQPTEKFPEDNNTVREGVAPLKDSNKKGIPPGARWTKISREYVSPAALVGKERFEVRPGFVIVLRVLTRAEIQEYANRTVEIRTENYRRHQREKDMNDSRRYGRNRDSTDSDDEGEDERDDRSHRKPAGSPDSRRQNTSSHS; from the exons ATGGCCAGTTCACGATACCCTACGATGCCGGTCGAATCTAGGACCGTCATCGATCCCAAAGCATCCACTGGAAATGTTGCTTATATGATGGAGGCAAATCTCCAAGAAATCCGGCCGAGACCCCGTCAGGATGGCACCTTTAGCCCATCCCATCGCGGGCAGTACGACCCAAGAAGGCCACCTGAGAACTATTCACTCGATCCTCAACCGAAATTCTACCGCTATCCCGGACATGGTGCCGCAGCAACATCGAATTACACCATCCGCCCACGAAGCAACACCACTCAAGAGACCAGGCGGCCACTGAGCCTGATCATACCTTCATCCACATCTCGCCCCGGTGGCGCGTCGGATTACGAACGACCGTACGCTCCCAGGTATCCGGGCTATTACACGAACGATGACTCTGATCGTTTCCTCTCGCCGGCGTCGTCGCGACCCAGACGACGCACCTTTAGTCCCAGCATAAGGGCTGGTCGTTTGGTTCCGGTAAACAAAGAACGTTCACCCCACGGTGAACGTGGTGGATATATGACGACCGGAGGCCGTTCACGCAGGGTGTACCCCTTGTCCTTATCCGGGCCCCGTCCCCAGGATATCGACATTAATGACGCCTATTCATATACAAACCTGAAGGAGGAATTCCTTGGAGATACTTCAAAACACGCACGTCATCCCGATACCCGTTGCCAAAAGCCACGGCCTGTCAGTCTAACCGGGTTGACCGGGTTGGAAGAATACGTACCCCAAGCCTGGCGTGAGTACAGACATGAGATTCGACCATCGGCCTCAAAAGGTCAAGATAAGTTCCGGAGGGATGATGATCCTAAGGATCGCAACAATGCTAGCGGGAACGAAGCGTCCCGTGCACCTGAGAGCCATCGACGCCATACATCGAAGCGCACTCCTGTATCTCTTCACCAAGAACGAGACAGGCCCTCATATCGAGATAGCCAGGATAGCTCGAGAGATGAGCAAAAATATCGAAGTTACCCAGATGACGACGATGTTTTCACGATTCCGCACATCCGTCACCCCAGTCCGCGTGGTCCCAGACGTGATTCGTTCGGCCACCGGATCGTAAATGATCAGAAAGTCGGCCGAAGCGATTCGGAATCTTCGCATATGATGCATGGTGGACTCGCCACCGCCGGGCTTGCCAGCGGCTACTCGCTGGAACAGCCTGACAGAGGAGCTGATCGGGAAGCCGATCCACGGAGGAGCCATCGAAAAGCCCGGGAACGAAGGTCACCAGTATACGACACAGGGAGCGAGACCGACGAGTCTGAGTCAGACGAGAGCACAAGACCGCGCCATTTTAGAGCCTCTCTGCGCCCGAAAGAATCCCTTGCAAACGCGAAATCTACAGCTCGACGTGATCCCCGCCCTAGTGAAAGAGGCAAGGAGGATGCCGAAAATCAAAAGCAAAAATCTCTAATTTCGTCCCAAAAGGGATCCCCTGACCTGAACCAGAAGAACGATTCAGGGACTCCGGCTCCCAAGGGGATTCTCAAACAACCGACAGAGAAATTCCCTGAAGATAACAACACGGTCCGAGAAGGCGTGGCCCCTTTGAAAGATTCCAATAAGAAAGGTATCCCTCCTGGGGCGCGTTGGACAAAAATATCCAGGGAATACGTCAGCCCAGCCGCTCTGGTGGGCAAGGAACGATTCGAAGTACGACCAGGCTTTGTGATAGTCTTGAGAGTCTTGACAAGAGCCGAGATACAGGAATACGCAAACAGGACCGTAGAAATCCGGA CGGAAAATTACCGGAGACATCagagagaaaaagatatGAATGATAGCCGGCGTTACGGTCGTAATAGGGATAGCACGGATAGCGACGATGAGGGCGAGGACGAGCGGGACGACAGGAGCCACAGAAAACCCGCTGGTTCTCCCGACTCGAGGCGACAAAACACCAGCTCGCATTCCTAA
- a CDS encoding uncharacterized protein (EggNog:ENOG410PGT1~COG:S~BUSCO:8739at33183) has product MTAMVQASAGPPAPKYTKDDPPQSLDDPRHSQSSHQNHHHQQQQQQQQHAQSLQTRPAGIAQPKPVANSSPHQSASGLPYGQQHVLGNGLPVQRQPPYAPTPQEPAYYTSHPGAYAVTSAGHYSSSEAPDLMAATAQMQRPYPPIYHTPQSNSPASVASPPTHDQHGRGLYGQPPQIPQGMYSYPQYPPMNPIHSAPYATHSAAPQHTQLTSQPLLVSPQTSAPQLQQQHLHQPSPHSTMAGSPHLKMEPAVPQTTATQRTPLNSSHPAPPNSSAPNSHPGNPGSNTSAAPGPIPATTPLVVRQDNNGVQWIAFEYSRDRVKMEYTIRCDVENINIENLTQEFKTENCVYPRACCSKDQYRGNRLVYETECNAVGWALAELNPCLRGKRGLIQRAVDSWRNSNQDPRLRSRRVRRMAKLNNRKAVSAQHASHLAGPGGSPTGIPGGGATLGGPPALSMGGAQLHHHHAHPDGGPPGSEDVSGNHDYTNGTHRPSTATSTFASPPDLRPSHMFHGYPSYPNTPSTANAPSMAPPLRDTAGIDHYGKTATGVATSSSSSSTTTRRPHGSEDANADSSALFGDLPEGRRRKFILVEDPQRGCRVRVKVMLDQVDMKEIPDSYRRSNSVFPRTYFPVHGPFGSTVGRAGRRFVDDADGVDGVAEEEATLGRTVVPVPMLEGEGTVAVPKIAKRKRDKEVLLNDLGYRMSWGQSRVFSGRTLFLQRALDAYRNKMRNSMLTAGQEPTTIASHFETRAGKRRWLERSKRDKSNSPAAVEISTSARNAEEVES; this is encoded by the exons ATGACAGCCATGGTTCAAGCCAGCGCGGGCCCACCAGCGCCAAAGTACACAAAGGACGATCCTCCACAGTCCCTCGACGACCCG CGACATAGCCAGTCCTCTCACCAgaaccaccaccaccaacaacaacaacaacaacagcaacacGCCCAATCGCTCCAGACTCGACCAGCCGGCATTGCACAGCCAAAACCAGTCGCCAACTCTTCGCCCCACCAGTCCGCCTCCGGCCTGCCGTATGGTCAGCAGCACGTCCTGGGAAACGGTCTACCTGTGCAGCGGCAGCCCCCGTACGCGCCAACTCCCCAAGAACCAGCTTACTACACGTCACACCCTGGGGCATATGCAGTGACAAGCGCTGGACACTATTCATCTAGCG AAGCACCCGATCTTATGGCAGCAACCGCCCAAATGCAGCGTCCTTACCCCCCGATCTACCACACTCCTCAGTCCAACTCCCCGGCGTCTGTGGCCTCTCCTCCCACCCACGATCAACATGGCCGCGGTCTCTATGGACAACCGCCCCAGATCCCACAGGGGATGTACAGCTACCCCCAATACCCACCGATGAACCCAATCCACTCCGCTCCATATGCGACGCATTCTGCCGCCCCACAACATACACAGCTCACATCGCAACCTCTCCTTGTAAGTCCACAGACAAGCGCACCacagctgcagcagcagcatctGCACCAACCGTCTCCACACAGCACAATGGCAGGTAGCCCGCATCTGAAGATGGAGCCTGCAGTCCCGCAGACGACAGCGACACAGAGGACGCCGTTAAACTCGTCACACCCCGCACCTCCAAATTCTTCAGCGCCAAACAGCCATCCTGGTAACCCTGGGTCGAACACCAGTGCCGCTCCCGGCCCGATCCCGGCCACGACACCCCTTGTCGTAAGGCAAGATAACAACGGCGTACAGTGGATTGCCTTTGAGTATTCTCGGGATCGGGTGAAGATGGAATATACCATCCGATGCGACGTGGAGAACATCAACATCGAAAACCTGACCCAAGAATTCAAGACAGAGAACTGCGTGTACCCACGGGCTTGCTGTAGCAAGGATCAGTACCGGGGAAACCGTCTGGTGTACGAGACCGAATGCAACGCCGTGGGCTGGGCGCTCGCGGAGCTGAACCCTTGTCTCCGCGGTAAGAGAGGTCTGATCCAGCGCGCCGTGGACAGCTGGAGAAACAGTAACCAAGACCCGCGGTTACGGAGTAGGAGGGTGCGCAGGATGGCCAAGTTGAATAATAGGAAAGCCGTGTCTGCCCAGCACGCTTCTCACCTGGCGGGTCCCGGTGGCTCGCCGACGGGAATTCCCGGCGGTGGTGCTACGCTGGGCGGCCCCCCGGCGCTCTCCATGGGAGGAGCTCAGCTTCATCACCATCACGCTCATCCAGATGGTGGTCCACCGGGCTCGGAAGATGTTAGCG GCAATCATGACTATACGAACGGTACTCATCGTCCATCAACCGCAACGAGCACCTTCGCCAGCCCACCAGATCTCCGCCCCAGCCACATGTTCCACGGCTACCCTTCATACCCGAACACGCCGTCCACCGCCAACGCCCCGTCCATGGCCCCTCCGCTCCGCGACACCGCCGGCATCGACCACTACGGCAAGACGGCGACGGGCGTGGCGACCTCGTCATCCTCCTCGTCAACGACGACTCGCCGGCCACACGGGAGCGAAGACGCGAACGCGGATAGCTCCGCGTTATTCGGCGACCTGCCTGAGGGCCGCCGGCGGAAGTTCATCCTGGTCGAGGACCCCCAGCGCGGGTGCAGGGTGCGCGTCAAGGTGATGCTCGACCAGGTCGACATGAAGGAGATCCCCGACTCGTATCGGCGGTCGAATTCGGTGTTTCCGCGGACGTACTTCCCCGTGCACGGCCCGTTTGGGTCGACGGTGGGGAGGGCCGGGAGAAGGTTTGTGGACGATGCGGATGGTGTTGACGGCGTGGCTGAAGAAGAGGCGACGCTAGGGCGGACGGTCGTGCCCGTGCCGATGCTAGAGGGCGAGGGCACGGTGGCAGTACCCAAGATcgcgaagaggaagagggatAAGGAGGTGTTGCTCAATGACTTGGGGTATCGGATGAGTTGGGGACAGAGCAGGGTCTTTTCGGGACGGACGCTCTTCCTTCAGAGGGCTT TGGATGCGTACAGAAACAAGATGCGCAATTCTATGCTCACTGCCGGACAAGAACCCACCACCATCGCCTCGCACTTTGAAACTCGCGCTGGCAAACGCAGATGGCTGGAGCGCAGCAAACGTGACAAGTCCAACTCTCCAGCTGCCGTCGAGATATCGACCTCTGCACGAAACGCAGAGGAAGTAGAGTCATGA